From the genome of Burkholderia pyrrocinia:
CGCGCACGGTCAGCGAACCGTAGCCGTCGAACTCGCCGACGCGCTCGAACTGTTCGGGCGTGAGGCGCGACACGAGATTCAGCGTCTCGCGTCGCGCTTCGCGAATCGCCGTGAGCACGTCGGACGCATACGCATCGTTGTAGCGGCGCTCGATCGCGAGCGCGTCGCCGTCGATCGACTCGAGCAGCGGCCGATCTTCGTCGAGCATCCGCCGCAGCCGCACGTGATAGCCGTCGATTTCGATGTCGCGCACATGGCAGAGCTGCCCGAGCGGCGAGAAGTGCTCGCTCGGGATCCCGGCCCAGTCGTCGGGCGTCCAGCGCGCATAGCCGTCGGGCACGGCCGCGAAATGGGCTTCGAGCAGACGGGGGAAATCGGCGAGTGCATCGAGCGTCGTCGGATTCATGCGGGAAACTCCCTGCCGGATAAGGGCGGCGGCAGCCCTGGCACGGGCCTGCCGCCGCCGTTGCGTCACTTCACGCTGAAGCCGTACGCTCCCTGCGTGCGGTGCCCGTCGGTCGCGACGGCCACCCATTTCACCGTATAGGCGCCCGTGCCGACCGCCGTGAGCGGCACCGTCGTCCGCTTGCGGTTCGACGCATCGATGCGCGCCTTGCCGTCCGACACCGTCTTGCCGTCGCCGTCGACGACGACGATCGAGCTGAACGCCGGCTCCAGCGGCTCGGTGAAGTCGATCGTGACGGCGGCTGGTGCGGCGGTCAGCACCGCACCCGCCGCCGGATCGCTCTTCGCGAGATGCGCATGCGCGAACGCGGCCGACGAAACGGTCGCGGCAAGGATGACGGCGGCAGCCTTGCGGCCGAACGGGAACGAATCGAAATGCATGGACTTTCCGTGAAAAATGAACGAGCACCGCGCGCTGCGCGGCGTTCCGGCAGCTTACCAGCGCAAGCGTGTCCATGCCGGTCGCGCGCAGCTTGATAGAATGCGCGCGCTATGGATCTCGAAAGCATTCTCTACACCCAGGGCTTCGGCTCGCGCCGCCAGTGCCGCGGCCTGATCGAAGCGGGCCGCGTCGCCATCGCCGGCGCCAGCGCGACCGACCCCGACGCGACGTTCGACACCGATGGCCTCATGTTCTCGGTCGACGATACGGCCTGGCCGTTTCACGCGCACGCGTATCTCGCGCTCAACAAGCCGGCCGGCTACGAGTGTTCGCGCGATCCACAACACCATTCAAGCGTGTTCAGCCTGCTGCCCGCGCCGCTCGTCGCGCGCGGCGTGCAGTGCGTCGGCCGTCTCGACCAGGACACGACAGGCCTGCTGCTGCTGTCCGACGACGGCCAGTTCGTGCACGCGTACACGTCGCCGAAGCGCAAGGTGCCGAAGACCTACGTGGCGACCGTGCGCCATCCGCTCGACGACACGCAACTGCATGCGCTGCGCACCGGCGTGCAGCTCCACGGCGAGCCGAAGCCGATCGCGGCCGTCGCCGCCGACGCGCGCGACACGCACGCGCTCGCGCTGACCGTCCTCGAAGGCAAGTATCACCAGGTGAAACGCATGGTCGCGGCGGCGAGCAACCGCGTCGAGCTGCTGCACCGCGAAAGCATCGGCGGCTTCGCGCTGCCGGACGACCTCGAACCCGGCGCGTGGCGGTGGCTCGATGACGCCGACCTTTCAGCGCTGCGCAATCCCGTCAAAACCCTGTAAGGGAAAATCCGCACGACCGTTCGATGCCCGGCCGCGTCTCGGCCGCACGATCCCCCGCTATACTCGAATCACAAGCTGTACGAGCAGCGATGCAGGGGAGACATCATGAACATCAACCATTCTTTCGAACTGTCGTACGTGATGATCGCGTTCGCGATCGTCGGTGTCATCGTGATCGGCGGGCTGCTGGCCGCGATGCACCTGAAGCACAAATATCATCCGAACCTGATTGGCGCGCTGATCGGCGCGCTGCTGTGCTTCCTGCTGATCGAGGCGTTACCGGCGCTGACCTGACGCGCTGCCCGGCGCGAGCGTTTGAAGGAAATCGTCTACGGTCGGATAACGCAACGTCACGCACAATTCGGCCTTGAGCCGTGCGTTGGACAGGCGCCGCGACTCGCGCATGAACGACAGCAGCGTCGGTTCGAGCTGACGCTCGGCGTCCGCGCGGCTGATGCGCGGCGGCCGCGGCAGGCCGAGCGCCTGCGCGACCCGGTCGAAATACTCCCCCATCCGCAGTTCGCTGTCGTCCGACGCGTGCACGGCGCGCGCCGGCCTGCCGCGCTCGGCCGCGCGGCGCAGGATGGCCGCGAGGTCGTCCGCGTGGATGTGGTTCGTATAGACATCGTCGGCCGGCTCGAGCGCCGGCGTGCCGCGCTCGAGCCGCGCGACCGGCAGACGGTTCGCCGCGTAGATGCCGGGAATGCGCACGATGCGCGCGGACAGCACGCCGCGCACCGTCGCCGCGCGCAGTTGCCGCTCGGCCGACACGCGCCGGAACGCGCGCGGATTCGCGGGACGCAGCGGGTGTGTTTCGTCGATCCGCGCCCCGCCGCAATCGCCGTATACGCCCGTCGTGCTCGCGTAGACGAGCCTCGGCGCACGAAGACCGTCGGGTACAATACGCGCTGCCCGAACGGGCGCGCCGGCCTGTCGGGCAGCGGCGCGCAGCGTTCGGAGCCGGCCGACCGCCGGGGCCGGCGGCCCTGCTGGCCGTCGCATGGGCACGGTCGTTGCGGCGATCAGCGCACGCGTGCGCCGGTCGTCGCGGCCGTCGGACTGCGGCGGCGCGAGATGCAGGATCGTGCGGGCCAGACCCGCGAGGCGGCCGAGCGTCGCCGGGCGATCGAGGTCGCCGACGATCGGCGTCGCGCCCGCGGCACGCAGTTCGTCGCGGCGGGCCGGGTGGCTCGTCAGCGCGAAGATCCGCAGGTTGCGGCGCGTGTCGCGCCATTGCGCGACGCAGCGCATGCCGACGTCGCCGCAGCCGACGATCAGTGCGCGCGGCCGGCGCAGGATTCGTGTCGCGATCATGTTGGTTGCGAAATCAGT
Proteins encoded in this window:
- a CDS encoding DinB family protein yields the protein MNPTTLDALADFPRLLEAHFAAVPDGYARWTPDDWAGIPSEHFSPLGQLCHVRDIEIDGYHVRLRRMLDEDRPLLESIDGDALAIERRYNDAYASDVLTAIREARRETLNLVSRLTPEQFERVGEFDGYGSLTVRGLVHYLCSHDQQHLAGMQWLLGKIDAALYAR
- the copC gene encoding copper homeostasis periplasmic binding protein CopC: MHFDSFPFGRKAAAVILAATVSSAAFAHAHLAKSDPAAGAVLTAAPAAVTIDFTEPLEPAFSSIVVVDGDGKTVSDGKARIDASNRKRTTVPLTAVGTGAYTVKWVAVATDGHRTQGAYGFSVK
- a CDS encoding NAD-dependent epimerase/dehydratase family protein: MIATRILRRPRALIVGCGDVGMRCVAQWRDTRRNLRIFALTSHPARRDELRAAGATPIVGDLDRPATLGRLAGLARTILHLAPPQSDGRDDRRTRALIAATTVPMRRPAGPPAPAVGRLRTLRAAARQAGAPVRAARIVPDGLRAPRLVYASTTGVYGDCGGARIDETHPLRPANPRAFRRVSAERQLRAATVRGVLSARIVRIPGIYAANRLPVARLERGTPALEPADDVYTNHIHADDLAAILRRAAERGRPARAVHASDDSELRMGEYFDRVAQALGLPRPPRISRADAERQLEPTLLSFMRESRRLSNARLKAELCVTLRYPTVDDFLQTLAPGSASGQRR
- a CDS encoding pseudouridine synthase, which encodes MDLESILYTQGFGSRRQCRGLIEAGRVAIAGASATDPDATFDTDGLMFSVDDTAWPFHAHAYLALNKPAGYECSRDPQHHSSVFSLLPAPLVARGVQCVGRLDQDTTGLLLLSDDGQFVHAYTSPKRKVPKTYVATVRHPLDDTQLHALRTGVQLHGEPKPIAAVAADARDTHALALTVLEGKYHQVKRMVAAASNRVELLHRESIGGFALPDDLEPGAWRWLDDADLSALRNPVKTL